The segment gtgtgtgtgtgtgtgtccaggtTGTGGTGATGAATGGCTGTTCCTCCCTCTTCTCATGTATATCTGCAGTAATTTGCGATCCTAAAGGTAGGCTCACAAATGCACCCGCATGTTGCACGTGCCTTTTTATCCAGCTGAGTAAAGACGCGTgtcgaaaagaaaaaaagaaaatggagatTTTCTTTCGGAATATCAGAGAGGGGGAATTCTTTTTGCACGGTTATCTAAAAACTTTAATTGAGCGTTTTTCAGCGCAGCTTCGGGCAAGCTCTCTTTTTAGgtgctttgttcattttttttttaactctaatgcaaaaccagacttttttttggctataacatgtttttaatgatgactatttattgtttaaataatatCAGATAaagattgttttcattttatttagtaatATGCACTTTTTTGAGCAAAACTCCCATGTTTGTAACtgtaaaatcaaatgaaatgaaaagttaTTTGTCTTAATGATAATATAATAATGTATTATAAATTAGAATATTAATAATATGTCGTCTATCGTGCGTGTCTCTATGTTCTAGATGCCATTCTTATTCCTACTCCTTTCTATGGCGTTATCACTGAAGATCTGGATTTGTATTGCGACGTAAAACTCTTCCACGTTCCTCTCGATTGTGAGGTAGGAATGCAGGTCCTGATGTCAGAGTTTAACATGTTTAACGCCTCCGTGTCATATTTACTCCCTCACTAAGGTGTACGGTCAGTGTTGAGTTGATGTTTTCCCTGTTTTCCCTTTTTAGGCTGATGGCAAAGACAGCCGACCGTTCCAGCTCACTGTGGAGAAACTGGAGGACGGCCTAAAGAGAGCTGAACAAGAGGTAACttatggaaacattttttattcagcTCCTCTTTCCTTGAATGAATATTTAAAGCTGAGCAGAATCACCCTTGTAAACGCTGATAATATAAATGCCCGTTTTTCTCCGAGATTTTCGGCTCTGGCTCTAAAAGACTGCGCAGCTGCAATAAAGCAGTTTATATTTACCCAGAGGCTGCTTATTTCTTTAAGGGTCTGATCATTCGAGCCATTATTCTGATGAACCCCCACAATCCTCTGGCTGAGATCTATACTCAGAAGGAGATGATCGCCTTCTTAGACTTTGCCAAAAGGTATGTTTACCCCATTATTATCCCCCGCCGTGAGGCTCATCCTGTGTGTGCGTGGAGTATCAAGTGTTTGTCACCCGCTTTTATCACCTCTCTGTAACCTGCAGCATATTGTCAATAACAGCTATGTGTGAAAGAGTTTCCTGTATCATCTTGTGTTGTCTGAACAATCTTGCCAGAGTTATTCTCTTCTTAGACCCCTCGGAGCACAGAGCTGCTGTAACCATAAATCTCAGGGCTTTTACTCTGACAGTAGGCGCTCGAGGATTCACTCCACGTTTatgttgcattttctttgcCGTAAATAACCACTAACAGTAGAGAGCTGAAGCTTATACCGCTGTACTGaaaaatttgtgtttgtttggatcaTCCTTCTCCCGGTTTAGGAATGAGCTGCACGTCATTGTGGACGAGGTGTACATGCTGACGGTTTTTGATGAATCTGTCACCTTTCACAGTGTCCTCAGTCTAGACAGGTACTGCATGATTACTCCATTAGACCCTTAATCATCACAATTGTGGCTGAGGACATCCTCTTATCTCCTGCTGATATGCCCTTATTTCAGTTTGCCCGACCCGCAGAGGACACATGTGATGTGGGGGATGAGCAAGGTACGTCCTGCCGAGGTCTGAAAGTGGGAGGGACTTTTTATCTTCCTGCTGACAGAAGAGGAAAATGACTTCTTCTGTGGGTATTTGGTCTCATAgcgctttgtttttcttttttttttctctctcttttgttCCGACTTGTCTCTTTCTAGGACTTTGCAATGGCAGGAATCAGAATAGGCACTCTGTATACTGAGAACAGAGACATTGTGGAGGCTTTGGCTCAGCTGGGCTCCTTCCATGGTGTCCCTGGAACTTTGCAGCACCAGGTGGCACAGCTGCTTCGGGACAGAGGTATGAGCCGGGCCTCACGTGTTTTCGTAAACACATGGCGGTAGGAACATACGATTTACCACAAACACACCTCGTAGGGATGATTCACCTAATTTGGCCGAGGAGCTTCCAGGCGCTTCCTTCACgttcaaaacatttcagccCTCTTGCAGCTTCCTTTGGAGTTCTGCAGTGCATGAAGCTGTACAGATGCTTGTAGCGTTAAACCTGCTTATTGCCACTTTGCATTTCTTCTGTTCCAGAATGGATCAACAATGagtttttagctgaaaacagACGGAGGCTGAAAACTGCTCACAGCTTCCTGACTGGAGAGCTGCGTAGCGTCGGCATCCCCTTCCTGGACAGACCTGCCGCCCTGTATGTCTGGGCTGACCTCAGAAAGGTAACCAAAGGTGGAATTTGCTTTTATTCCGTCAAAGTTTGCGCGCGGACAACATTTTACCCTGTAAGGTGCTCCAGATTTGTCCCGACGGTTGTAGAAAACAGTGGACTCCTGAAGGGCTCAGTTCTGCCCCGTTGTTTCGGCAGTACCTCCGGGAGTCGTCCTTCCAGGAGGAGCTGTATCTGTGGAGGAGTTTCCTCAGACACAAGGTGCTGTTGAGCTGCGGCCAGGCGTTCTCCTGCTCCACTCCCGGATGGTTTCGACTTGTCTTTGCAGATCAGCAGCACCACCTTCAGCTCGGTCAGTTATTTCTCTGCCTTCCACGGAACCGTTTCTACATTTGTTATTTCTTTACCTACTCCCTGTCTGGGTTCATGTTTCGGTGAAAGGCATGTGTGACTGCCATTTTACCACACAGCTCGCTGCTCTATGAGCACAAAAACCTAACGATGATGATTAACATTAAGAATTTTTTGCCATGCCACCATTTTAGCCCAGAGCTTTAATCAGGGTAATTTACAGAATGTGTTCATGAAATTATAAACTACCTTTGCTCTGtagtttgtcatcagttttctaCATTATACATGGATCGgtctccagttttaaaaaaagtgctgcaCTTTGGAAGATTAACTTTGATAAGTAAATAGCTGCCAGTTGAGTGTGGCGAGGATAAGCCCTGTAAGCAGGTTTTTCCTTCCTCCTGGTCCACCTCAGGGTTCTCATATCGAGGAATCAACATAATCCCAAACAGGAATTATCTCCAGTGGCTGAATCTCAgtagagaaaaagaaattaagagTGATCTTATATGATGGGCACGCCTGCAGTTTTCAGttcatgaaattaaaaagaacCTTTCTAAagttatttggaaaaaaaaacggacTAAGATGAAGTATGACAAAAGACAAAGGAGGTATGGCTTTTCCCAGCATTATACATTATAATTGGGCCTGTCATGGTGGACTTATTCCTGGGTGGCTATGCTGTAAATCCTAAGCTCCTATTGAGTCATGGGGGTGTGCTCCTTTCAGGTTTTAGGGGAGTTCACTAGTGTTGataaatctctttttaaatcagaatatAGCTCAGTTCTCCAGAACACCATAAAACTTCTGGTGggacataaataaatgtactcACAGTAGAGATGTGTCCTCATTTGAATAATGAGGCCTTCCCACCTGGTGTTAAATCTGCTGTATTCAGCGcctgccattaaaaaaaaaaaaagaatccaaacAGTGGCATTGTTTGATGACAGTGATgatcttctgtttttacaggTTCAAAGTATCTTTAATCTTTCacaaaaagagttgttttttgtcattttcccaCCTCACGTGGTCATTTAAATTAGGACACACCTGTTTTGTTCAGATGCAGTGCAGCTCAAAGTGAAGCTGTTCTAATGGCCCACAAAAGTGCGTTCTGGACTTCAGTGTTTGAAGGATCTTCAAACCATGGAGGGAAGATCTGTAGAACATTTATGACAAAGAGACTTAGCTCTTTGTATGTTAGAggtaaatttaaagaaattcagTGGGAAATAATACACaggaaacatacaaaaaacCTTATGTTTTGAATGAAATAGACTCAAGTAGATCACCCTCACTAGTATAAGCAGAGATAAGTTCAATTGTTAAACACAGAATCTGTAAAGATCTAGATAACTTTGTGTCAGGGCTACCTCCACAAGATACAGGTTTAGAGGGAAAgagttaataaataaacttctCTGGAGCTGGAGGTAGTGATAGAAGCTTCTGTGATGTAAGGCAGCCTGTctgaatatgtgtgtgtagCACAGATACACCTTCCACGCTGAAGTGGaaggtctgttagcaaataaaGGAATGGATTTGAtggttaaaaatataataacatCGTTaagtcttttttgttcttttctgctGATTGTGGTTTTGAGTTTCTggtaatgttttgtgttttatgtacaGAATAGGTTGAGACTTAACccatcagaaacacaaagaccACTCTGATGTTCAGGGATGCCAGGTCATGCATTTGGTTGCAAAACTGTCACTAAAAGTCCTCATTTCTTTTTGGAAGAATCCGTTTGTGTAAAAATTTAAGTTTCAGCGATGAGTTAGGTAAAAACCATCACCCGACATCCCCATGGCAACCTAATGACCTCACAGCTGACGGACATCCACAGCTTctcccttttctgttttatttactcacTTTGATAgattcagtttaaatatttgcagcAGTTTTCAGGGGAAAAGGGATGGGTGGTTAAACACGGCTGAGTGTGTAGTTTCCTCTTTAAAAATGCTTCTTCTGGGGTTTTTTCTTCCCCTTATTACAGTTTCTGTCACAATCAAGATAAGATAATGTGTTTGGGATAAGAAACAAGTCCTAATTTAGTCAtagatttgaatatttttgagtATGTTTTTTGCGTTTTTCAAGATCCTTGACTTTTCACTCCTGGTTTTCCGTGCCACGTCCATGTGCCTTCTTCTTTTGCTCCTGTCCTTAGTAAgtgtttgttgatttgttttttgctgccatgacagccttttgttctctttttttgttaaataaattagttttcttttacatcattatcagtctgcgtattgggtttgCCTCACTCAACtataacattattatttttttaatttttgatgcagtttttttttgtcatctctcCCTAATGgacttttttgtgaaatatatttatatcatTTGACACACTCTGTAAATCAACCTTGATCAGATGAGTTGCCTTTCCATTTTGagttatgcttttaaaaatgacatcctttttttaaatctgaagctactcattaaaaaaaacgttttgtGTTATCCTAGCACATTTGAGTGGATGttattcatgttttgtgttatttcagGCCTAAAGCGGATTCGAGAGGCTttgaaagaagctgaagaaaaaagtgCCGGCGCTGACACACGCTCCGTCAAAAGGACCGTCGACACGAGCAAAAACTCAGTAAAGGAGGAGAGTGCCGACCCAGACAACGCTGGGATTGTCAACTCAACATCGTCACCCCACAGCAAGTCGtcggagcagctgaaggagaggGCGAGCCAGCTTCCTGACACGGGCTCCGTTGCTGCTGCTGACGAGTTTGTTTTGCTGGACTGCCAAGCGTCGAAGCCCGCAGAGAGCCTGGACTCGCTTATTGGAACGCTCAGGCATCAGATCCGttcctctgattggctggagaAAAACACCCCAGAGCTGTCTGCCGGGGAGGACCCAGAGATCCTTGATGTGTTCAAGGCCCTGCTGCAAAGAGCCAGGAAGTAAACTTAGGAGAAACAAGCACAAATGTAGCCGACCCTCTCTCCCtcttgtttctgatttaaagaaagaaaaaaaaaaagatgcaaatgcTGCACGAGAAGTGACTCATCAGACATTATAATAAAGAGTGAagaaaaataacactttaaagGTCAGGATGTGATGAcaagataaaacattttctgtatgaATCTTGAGGCCTTATTGTGAAGCTACAAGTGAAGAAAgcattgtttggttttttgtaaTCAAGAACATGATTTACAATATGTAAATGCTAACAGAATGCCAAATGTAATTCAACAAGTCAATATCTATTCAGATATTATTAGcctgtattatttttgttgtatacAGTTGATTTTATtagattattttctgtgaatttaTCGATCTGTTAATAAAGAGTTAAATTATGCCATTCCCTTACCGCCCTTCACTTTGAGTTTACAGATATGTTTTCACTCAGGATGTCGGCTGACGCCGCTGTCAGATTATTACAGcgaatgtttttttttgacaactttCGTTTGGGGTGGTCTGTGGGTTCTGTTCCGTTGCAACAAAGGAAACAGCAGAGGGTGGGAGGCACATGACGAATCGGGGAGACTTCTGAGGCTGATTACACCCTCACAAGTTGTCCACAGTCAGAGCAGAGAGTGGGATTTCCTTTCGTGTTCTGTCATGCATAATGACCTGATaaccccctcacacacacacacatacacacacacacaatgtgacacaagtaaatgtattattttgctGTTGCGTTATTTACCTCAGCTCAGATCTCCTCCCACAGAGTGTGAACggttctgtcttgtttgtctctgtgtgtccctgtgatggacttccCACCTGTCCAGaatgccccccacccccctctcaCACAGTAACCGTTGGGAGATGagcaccacctccacctccccctGCCGCTTGGAAAGATAAGACTTGTCAAAGAAAAATGGACGGCTGGACGGATTGTGTCTTTCATGCGTTACAAGACTTTACACTTCCCGATTTTCCCtccagtttctctttttgtctcactGTTCTGCATTTGTCAGAAGCATACtaagttctgcttctttaaaatctgaatagCAGTCGATGCCGCTTTCACTTTCTCTACAGCCACAGTGGAGAATTCAGGGGGAAATTTCTCTCCTGCTGGGGGGGAGTTTCCATTGCAGCGGAGGTGGAGTTACACGAAGGGGGTTGGTTTGTCTGTGAGGGCTTGTAATAACAAGTAGTGGAAGAAATGTTGAAAGTATTTGTGTGGTAGCATCGATACAGCGGTAAATCTAAGTGAATATTCATCTGTACACTGACTGAGATCACATCTTTGCCTCGGACAACTTTTTATCCTCGTCAACGACAGGTAAGACATCTTTAAAGCTGATGTAAATGATGTCAATAAAaggtttctcttttgtttttcagcttttccagCACATGGTCATTTACTGTATcccttctgtttttctctcagtGGTGTAAAAATGAAGTTTCTTGCTCTGGGAGACCTCACTGATCGCTTTCAGTTTGCTGAGTCTTGTTTGGGCTTGGCAGGCTGCCTTTGTGTGAGCTACGCTGTCTGGAGCCCCTTTTGGCTGAATGAGAAGGGGCTGTGGACATGTAACCATAACATAAGTGACCAGAACGATAGTAAAGATGGTGTTGTCTTCAATGGTGAGTAAAACACTGTTTACCTTTCTTACATCTTTCTTCAGTCAACCAATCAAATTGACCTTTTGTCAACAGCTGTCACTCCAGTTCAGGCGAAAAGACTGACTGAAATAAACTTATTTACCAAGGCATATGTATGTCCTGGCTGGGATGATTTGATAAGGAACTAGTTCTGCTGGAAATCAGCCTTAgggagatttattttgtttctctgaaaCTCTAGTGGGAATCAATATGAAGAGAAAACACTCGGGCGATAAAACTTCTTAGCAGCGTTAAAACAAATTGGAACTTGCATTCGTTGCATTGGCTGAAACTTGTGTTACGCAAGAGACAAAAAGGTGTTTAAATCTGTCTTTGTCAATCACACcttgtttttatacaaacagaCCTTTTTTCAAATTCATTTAGTACTAAAATCTTTGTAATTCCAAAATGCAGCAGCTTACAAATCACTTAAAGCTTCCGTTTGATGAGAATAATACAAACAGCATGTTAAATATTGaagtctttttatgttttgttttttttatcataggACAGATAAACACTACAGAGAGGTCAATTTAGCAGTAACACTGTTTGAATATGAAGCCACGATGTTGTCAGATGTGTTAATATGGCTGTATACTGCCTGAAATGAGCACAGACTTCCCTACAACAGAGGTCACTGAAACAGTAGAAGGGTACAAACCTGTTTTCAGTAACAGCGTAATCTTTGCTGGACAAGAAAATGCAATTCAATATGCATTTAATGTAGTTGCCCTCACATGTTAGGGTAGCATTTGTGATTCCAGATAGTATCTTAGTTTGTTACCCCAGAGAACAAAGAACTAATGACTtccaaagaaaagtaaaactttgaCTCAGTGGGTGAATgtacagttttacagtttgactCAGTCGACTTTACAGTAAAATCACCCAGAAGAGGCAGAAGCATTACTCTGTcttgttcattttagttttttttttacctgcctgGTTGTATTAGTGGTTGATATAATGTAAATTCTTATAAAAAGAagatgacaataaataaataaataaaaataaacaaaacacaggataCGTTTCAAAAAGACTGCAATCAATTAACTGTTACCAGTAGACCTCGGTGTATATAGAATGTACAGCACTTCTGCTGTTGGTTAACTTTCTGCAGATTTAGCAACACATTAACTAAGCCTCCAACAGGTGGTGTAATATTTATTATGATTACTCATAAACACTTTAAAGGCTGAACTGGTTGTTCCACTCGTGGCTGCTATGAGAATGAAAAGACTCCCAACCAAAACGATTGTTCAgcaatgttaaaaataatttaatagtTTTCCCTCCCAGTGTGTTGTAGTTTCCTGCATAAGCATGCTTCAAGAAAACTGCTGTGAAAgaacacacatgcatacatacaaAATGAATTTATAATGTGCAAACACCTTTGAATTTAATCCGTTTTAGTTTCAGTGGTTGGTGTTTATCGTGCTGAGGGGTTACAGTGCAAACATGCTACGAATATCCGTCACATGAACATTTCTGATGTTAGacgcttgtttgtttgttgcgtGTCTTCCAGCTCTGGAAGCAGAGCGAGTCTTTGGAGTCCTTTCATTCCTGATGGCTGTGAGCACGGGCGCTCTCTGTCTGGTCTTCGCCCTCTGCTGGACGTCTCAGACGGTGCGCTCCTACACCAACACCCACCCTTTCCTCAAGGCAGGACAGGCTCTCTACCCAACCACCCTGCTTATGCTCACCCTGGCCTCCACCGGTACGAAACAGGGCTgcgtttgtgtgaatgtgtggagaATTTGTTAACAGTTTCCCTTAATAACAATGAGACCATTGTTTTAAGAGTTAACTCAGAGAAAAAACGTTACAAAACAGCCATTCTCAGTTAACCCTAAATGCTTCAGGAGCTTTGGGGATGTAATCTTTTAGCctaaaaagtgtttcttttaacAGCAGTGATTAACGCATGCCTTCAATTTGTCGTCAGGTTTCTTCTTCCTCCTAAGCTGGTCCTTTTTCACCTATCAGCATTGGGAGGAGATCCGTAAGGACTTCTCTGGCCTCGGCAATTCCTACTGGCTGGGAGCTGTGGGCTGGATCCTGTTGCTGGTTGTGGAGGTGATTGTTTTTGTGGCTGAACAAGCTGTCGTGCCGGACGTCATACCTGACTTGGAGAAGGCCGAGGAGTCATGGCAGGTTTCTTCTGCTCGATGGCAGTGATGGTTACCGACCTGCTGCCAGTAAAAGCAGAAGCAACATAGCTCAGAAATAAGGACGGGATCATTAACGCGCAAAGACTCATTCGGATTATCTGAGTCATATCAGTCATCGGGACTAAACACATCTGTCCCCTGCAGCGCTGACTgtagtttgcttgttttcaacaccgaaaaaaaaaatacactaaggAACAATACTGCTGAACTGAAAAGCCTGGACACCAAATGAAAGACGACAGAATTCTGAAGTTCACGAGGATCTGTTCAGGCTTATCTGCGGAGAACAAACCCAGGTGTGCGTGGGCCtctggctggaaaaaaaatggaaactaaaCACTGTCCTAAACATTCAGTCACGATCTTCACTGGAAAGTTCCTGCTGTTGTTACAAAGTacttgttaaatgttaaaatagtgctttttttgttaagctctgtttgactttaacatttttatgtgaAAGAGAAACTCTTGTTCAATGTAAGCTACTTtatctttattataaaatagcACAACCTTTGCAACACTTTAAATACTCTGTACTGTTATGTTATgctgattatttttataaaaaaggaaaaaattgaATAATTCCATGTTTTTATTGGTAATAAAGAAGAGTAAGACTGCACCGAGATCATCTGTGATCATTTTCTGGTTAGCAGCTtccattttggtcattttatatAACGCCTGCATTCAGTGCCTGTCACATATTTGGACACATtccccatttttattttttcctacatACTGTATGACTTATTTGCACCTATGCAGTTtgcaaaaatgcaataaaagatGTCAGGTGATGTCAGTATACTCAGACTGATAAAACTGTAACAACATTTAGATCTTTGGCCTCCAAAGTTTGGAAAGGTTTCTGTTTATCAGTTTGATAATGAAGTGTAAATTTGCAGTCTTATGTAGATGCTGGCTGTGTTGTGTCTTCTGGGGGCCATGATGCGAGCTCTAATATAAGATGTTGTTAATTTGAGATTCGTGAGGCTTTTTTGTTATCGTGAAcctctcctctgcagcagagaTGCAGTAACTCCAGGTCCTTCTTTCCTTCCTCCTTTCTCAGGAGAATGAGTTTGATCAAAGCGTTTCAAAGTTTTGCAGGTGCACTTGAAGAAACTTTCACAGATCTGATGTAATTTCAGCGGTTTTGCACATGTATCACAGACACCATTGATTCTTAAAGTAGCCAAAAAGAGAAATTTTATATAAAGCAACAATTTAACAACATAATGGATGTCTTTAAAGGCAAGAAAATCACCCTAACTCCTGTCAAGGCAAAtttgtttgttgaaaacttttacACAAGATGCTGCTGTAGTTTTACtcattaaaaaaggcaaaaactaaAGGGAACCTTGTTTGAACGTGTCCAGGCCTGTCACTTTTAAGTTCAATGAGTCCAACCTTCCTGGTGGTAAAGTCAGCTGTTTAACTAAACCAAAACTCTAAAATTTCAAACGAGTATCTGTCCTTAAAAGCAAACCTTTACCCCAAGCTGGTAACGGGGAAAAACAAGAGCTCATGTTTTCTGGCTGAACAAGACTCTTCACTCTTTGCACAGTTGTCCACCAGCCTGCCAGGACTTGCATGTGTGCTgaagcattctttttttttttttttttgccagccaGCCCTACATCTGTTTCCTTTCTGAAACACTTACCTCACACATCCAAGGCATTCAGATCCCGGATATGCTGAGTATTTGGACCACCAGACAACAGCTTGACTCCAAATTCATTATTTACTTTTCTCTCACACCTTCCCAGGAGGAAAGGAAGCACTCAGATGCTGACTGTTTATGTTTACATTCTCAACCTGCCAAAGTGGGGGAGAATTAAGTGGCTCTGGCTCTGTTAATTGGGCGTTAATCAGGTGTTGCTCTAATTAAAAGCCAGTTCCGCCCTGTTGGGCCCTCGTAATGAGTTTGTTATTAAATCCACAGAggatttttgtctctttttcaaTTTACCAATAGGGTAGTGCTTAATTGCAGTGTAAATGAGAGGAAAGTCCTTGAAGGTCATCATGCATCAGCAAGCGATCCATGGACAAAATTGCTCTacagagccttttttttattcaaatctcaaattcatctgCTCCACTGTGACTTCATGCGCAAAGCTGTGCACCTCAGCACTCGCTGTCATTTTGGCTCAGCTgaaaatttctaaaataacagcttttaatttgaattgcTAAATTAGGAGCGTGGATAGCACATTTTCCTTTGTAAgtaaaagcactttaaaaattgattttcttttcacctTAAGTTGCTTTTATTTCACTCACTGGGCACTGTCTGGGAGCTTGAAAGCACACAGTGTTTTACGGCTGTCAGCAACTCGTAAACAAAATCTCCCCTTTCCATTTTCCACCATCACAGCTTAcctttctgaaagaaaaagaccaaagaTTGAGAATGCCTTCAGAGTGAGACAGGCCAAATCAATATGGAgatagaaacaaaaagattgtgAGACAGTTAGGGGCAaggggagaagaaaaaacatgaaagatgaATGGTGGAAGATGTAACACAGAGATAGACAGGTGGTCTGACACAGAGAGTGTGGATTGTTGAAGGGCATCTGCTCCAAAGACATCAATCAGATGAACAATGGCTGTCCATGTGGATAAAACACAACCTGAGCTtcaaaaaaatcagtttagatGATTATGAGATTATGCTGCACCGCCTCAAAAGTATATAAACCTTTTCTGTGCGGCCACATTCACTAAGATAAATAAAGCCACAAAAGTAGCAAAGGAAGGCATTCTTAATCTGATTTTCTGAGCTCCAACTTTGTACTTTCAGAGtggaagagaaagagagaaaaagcagccattgttttctctttgacCAGTTGGTGGTGCTGATGTAACATCCATTGCTTTGCCACTTCCAGCGGTATCGGGGGGGAAATTGGAAGATGCTGCTCTTATTTAAtgagtaataataaaaaaaaaagaaaaaaaagtttattcatttatgcaTAGTGTGTCtatatgtatgtttgtttttttatatgtgaaGCAGACAAAATGTTATTGATATTCTAAAGCAAATTTATGACGCCTCTGAGCCAAAATGCGCTGAACTCCTTAATCACTCAACTTTTATTTGACTTGATCTGGTAGCCTGATGAATTATGAAATAAAGAGCAAAACTCCACGCTTCttggtgttttatttctctgaggTTTACATAATTTATTCGTATCATTTGTAACATTCCTGGCAGGTTATTGCTGTTAGGTTCAAAGTGAAGACACTGAAGAAatacacagagagagagacaataCAGCAGGGGGAGAAACAGACATAAAGATCAGAGGAGGCGAGAACAAAGAGGGACAGGGGATTTGAGATGTCACAAAATAGTTTCACAATGTCCCCTAATTCCGCACAGCTTTGTGTCGTGTCACATTTTGATGAACTTTGTCTCTTCTCCACATCCCTCAACACCAGCTCTCTATAGATCTGATAGCTCTGATGAAGTCGAAATCAGAGTTGGACCACTGCTGTCTTATGACCTCCAGTGCTCTATCATTAGTATAAGTGGACACtctttgaaaatggaaaagtcAGGAAATTTGATGTGTGGAGCCCTACAATCTCAAAGAAAGTGGACGAAGAGGGGAGTGCATGAAGATGTGGGGAGGGGATAGCCTTTGTCCTTCAGTCATTTTTCTTCCTCGGACTTGGTTTAGTTTGTCTGT is part of the Kryptolebias marmoratus isolate JLee-2015 linkage group LG11, ASM164957v2, whole genome shotgun sequence genome and harbors:
- the si:ch211-256a21.4 gene encoding uncharacterized protein si:ch211-256a21.4, with the translated sequence MKFLALGDLTDRFQFAESCLGLAGCLCVSYAVWSPFWLNEKGLWTCNHNISDQNDSKDGVVFNALEAERVFGVLSFLMAVSTGALCLVFALCWTSQTVRSYTNTHPFLKAGQALYPTTLLMLTLASTGFFFLLSWSFFTYQHWEEIRKDFSGLGNSYWLGAVGWILLLVVEVIVFVAEQAVVPDVIPDLEKAEESWQVSSARWQ